One genomic segment of Pseudorca crassidens isolate mPseCra1 chromosome X, mPseCra1.hap1, whole genome shotgun sequence includes these proteins:
- the SLITRK2 gene encoding SLIT and NTRK-like protein 2, with protein sequence MLSGVWFLSVLTVAGILQTESRKTAKDICKIRCLCEEKENVLNINCENKGFTTVSLLQPPQYRIYQLFLNGNLLTRLYPNEFVNYSNAVTLHLGNNGLQEIRTGAFSGLKTLKRLHLNNNKLEVLREDTFLGLESLEYLQADYNYISAIEAGAFSKLNKLKVLILNDNLLLSLPSNVFRFVLLTHLDLRGNRLKVMPFAGVLEHIGGIMEIQLEENPWNCTCDLLPLKAWLDTITVFVGEIVCETPFRLHGKDVTQLTRQDLCPRKSTGDSGQRGGHVDTHVQRLSPTMNPALNPTRAAKASRPPKMRNRPTPRVTVSKDRQSFGPIMVYQTKSPVPLTCPSSCVCTSQSSDNGLNVNCQERKFTNISDLQPKPTSPKKLYLTGNYLQTVYKNDLLEYSSLDLLHLGNNRIAVIQEGAFTNLTSLRRLYLNGNYLEVLYPAMFEGLQSLQYLYLEYNVIKEIKPLTFDALINLQLLFLNNNLLRSLPDNIFGGTALTRLNLRNNHFSHLPVKGVLDQLPAFIQIDLQENPWDCTCDIMGLKDWTEHANSPVIINEVTCESPAKHAGEILKFLGREAICPDGPNLSDGTILSMNHNTDTPRSLSVSPSSYPELHTEVPLSVLILGLLVVFILSVCFGAGLFVFVLKRRKGVPSVPRSANNLDVSSFQLQYGSYNTETQDKADGHVYNYIPPPVGQMCQNPIYMQKEGDPVAYYRNLQEFSYSNLEEKKEEPATLAYTISATELLEKQATPREPELLYQNIAERVKELPSAGLVHYNFCTLPKRQFAPSYESRRQNQDRINKTVLYGTPRKCFVGQSKPDHPLLQAKPQSEPDYLEVLEKQTAISQL encoded by the coding sequence ATGCTGAGCGGCGTTTGGTTCCTCAGTGTGTTAACCGTGGCCGGGATCTTACAGACCGAGAGTCGCAAAACTGCCAAAGACATTTGCAAGATCCGCTGCCTGTGCGAAGAGAAGGAAAACGTACTGAATATTAACTGCGAAAACAAAGGATTTACAACTGTCAGCCTGCTCCAGCCCCCCCAGTATCGAATCTATCAGCTTTTCCTCAATGGCAACCTCCTGACGAGACTGTACCCCAACGAGTTCGTCAATTACTCCAACGCGGTTACTCTCCACCTGGGTAACAACGGGCTGCAGGAGATCCGAACCGGGGCGTTCAGCGGCCTGAAAACCCTCAAGAGGCTGcacctcaacaacaacaaactcgAAGTACTGAGGGAGGACACCTTCCTGGGCCTCGAGAGCCTCGAGTACCTCCAGGCCGACTACAATTACATCAGTGCCATCGAGGCGGGGGCCTTCAGCAAACTGAACAAGCTCAAAGTGCTCATCCTGAATGACAACCTTCTGCTGTCTCTGCCCAGCAATGTGTTCCGCTTCGTCCTGCTGACCCACTTAGACCTGCGAGGGAACCGGCTGAAAGTGATGCCTTTTGCCGGCGTCCTCGAGCATATCGGAGGCATCATGGAGATTCAGCTGGAGGAAAACCCGTGGAATTGCACTTGTGACTTACTTCCTCTCAAGGCTTGGCTGGACACCATAACTGTTTTTGTGGGGGAGATTGTCTGTGAAACTCCCTTCAGATTGCATGGGAAAGATGTGACCCAGCTGACCAGGCAAGACCTCTGTCCCAGAAAAAGTACCGGTGACTCCGGTCAGAGGGGCGGCCACGTTGACACACATGTCCAAAGGCTGTCACCTACAATGAATCCGGCTCTCAACCCAACCAGGGCTGCAAAAGCGAGCCGGCCACCCAAAATGAGAAATCGCCCAACTCCCCGGGTCACAGTGTCGAAAGACAGGCAGAGCTTTGGACCCATCATGGTGTACCAGACCAAGTCCCCGGtgcccctcacctgccccagTAGCTGTGTCTGCACCTCTCAGAGTTCGGACAACGGTCTAAATGTCAACTGCCAAGAAAGGAAGTTCACTAATATCTCCGACCTGCAGCCTAAACCTACCAGTCCAAAGAAACTCTACCTAACAGGGAACTATCTTCAAACTGTCTATAAGAACGACCTCTTAGAATACAGTTCTTTGGATCTATTGCATTTAGGAAACAATAGGATTGCAGTCATTCAGGAAGGTGCCTTCACAAACCTGACCAGTTTACGCAGACTTTATCTGAATGGCAATTACCTTGAAGTGCTATATCCGGCTATGTTTGAAGGACTGCAGAGCTTGCAGTATCTCTATTTAGAGTATAATGTCATTAAGGAAATTAAGCCGCTGACCTTTGATGCTTTGATTAACCTACAGCTACTGTTTCTGAATAACAACCTGCTGCGGTCCTTACCTGATAATATATTTGGGGGCACGGCCCTCACCAGGCTGAATCTGAGAAACAACCACTTTTCTCACCTGCCTGTGAAAGGGGTTCTGGATCAGCTTCCAGCTTTTATCCAGATAGATCTGCAAGAGAACCCGTGGGACTGCACCTGTGACATCATGGGACTAAAGGACTGGACAGAGCATGCCAACTCCCCTGTCATCATCAATGAGGTGACCTGTGAATCTCCCGCTAAGCACGCTGGGGAGATCCTGAAGTTTCTGGGCAGGGAGGCTATTTGTCCAGACGGTCCAAACTTGTCAGATGGAACCATTTTGTCAATGAATCACAACACAGACACACCTCGCTCACTTAGTGTGTCTCCCAGTTCCTATCCTGAACTACACACTGAAGTTCCACTTTCTGTCTTAATTTTAGGATTGCTGGTTGTCTTTATCTTATCTGTCTGCTTTGGGGCTGGCCTATTCGTCTTTGTCCTGAAACGCCGAAAGGGAGTGCCAAGTGTTCCCAGGAGTGCCAACAACTTAGATGTAAGTTCCTTCCAGTTACAGTATGGGTCTTATAACACTGAGACTCAGGATAAAGCAGACGGCCACGTCTATAACTACATCCCCCCACCTGTGGGTCAGATGTGCCAAAACCCCATCTACATGCAGAAGGAAGGAGACCCAGTGGCCTATTACCGAAACCTGCAAGAATTCAGTTACAGCAAcctggaggagaagaaagaagagccaGCCACACTTGCTTACACTATAAGTGCCACCGAGTTGCTAGAAAAGCAAGCCACCCCAAGAGAGCCCGAGCTGCTGTATCAGAATATCGCTGAGCGCGTCAAGGAACTCCCCAGTGCAGGACTCGTCCACTATAACTTTTGTACCTTACCTAAAAGGCAGTTCGCCCCTTCGTATGAATCTCGACGCCAAAACCAAGACAGAATCAATAAAACCGTTTTATATGGAACTCCCAGGAAATGCTTTGTGGGGCAGTCAAAACCAGACCACCCTTTACTGCAAGCTAAGCCGCAATCAGAACCAGACTACCTCGAAGTTCTGGAAAAACAAACTGCAATCAGTCAGCTGTGA